The genomic region TTATAATTAGAAGAAATTCCTCAAGTTATTCATTATACCACTGTTGAAACATGCAGAAATGCAGCTGCAATGGAAGGGATATAGTTCAGTCTATTTTATACTCCAGTTTTAAGTTTTCCTGGAGAGCTACAACTTAGGCAGAAGACAAAAACCAAAGCTAAATATAATGCTGCCTTCTCAACTAcggaaaaacaaatataatcgCCTTATCAGGGATACAAGAGGAGAAGTATGCCCACTCAAATTTCCTTAAAATGGTCCCTAGAGGCTTGTCATGTAGTGCTTGGCCCTCTGGGGTCCAGTAGGGATCTTCAAGGACAGAAACTTTGTTGTTGCCTTAGAACAACTCAATAAGACTGGGTGCTTTCCTGaagcatttacttttattttaggtCTTGCCATCAATGTTTTTGTTCTCAAACACCCCGgagtcctcattttacagaacaAAATCAGCAGTACAGGCCTAATCAATTAGACGATCTTGCAAAAGTTATGTAAAAACTGGGTAGTCAAGAGGTAGTCAGTGGTAGAGTTCAAAGGAACAAGGATTTGTTATATATTCCTTTGGGACAGTTGTATATTTCTCTCATGTTCGagttacaaaaaagcaaaaagttacTGTTTTAAGAACTAGGCAAGGCTTCTTTATAAAAGAGCTCCCTCTATTTAATCTTTTGCTGCCATTCCTCAActggtaatttttctttcttgtggtaACTGCTAGGTCTTGCAGTTCCTATGGACAGGAAATCAACCAGGATTAAAATGCTTTAATACAGCTTTGCCAACAGAAAAAATTAACAGTCTAAGAAAAAAGACggaaaattttattcaagccGATTTGAGGATTATAATCTGGGAGACAGTCAGAAAGCTCTAGGGGCTGTGCTGCCAATTAGAGGTCAAAGCACGAAAGTTTTGGAGACAAAGATGAGGATTGGTGGTGGgtaatcagtcgctcagttgagtttGATTCtgtgagctcatggactgtagcctgccaggcttctctgtccatgggatttccaaggcaaggaatactggagtgggttgtatccCCCGTACTGTAGGGGATcttttcaaacccagggatcaaacctgtgtctcctgcgttggcaggtggattctttaccactgaaccactgggaaaGCCTTTTGGGTTTATGTCAAATGATAGTATGACACTGATCGTTTATGCTATTTAGAGTTTACACAATCCAGACCCACAGGAATAGTGGGTCACAGGTCATCACAGTTCCTTACGAGGAGGAGTATGGGAGGATCTGTTTGTGTGTGGCTTTTTGATTGAGTACtaataaccaaaacaaaaaaaaaaaaaaagaaggaagtgtaTCTCCTTGTGTCCACTGATGAGATTAAGATGGAATGTCATCTCCTAAGGAGCTCTGGTTTATGCAGATGAActaaaggggagggaggaagcccAAAGGGGTGAAGAAAAACTGTTAGCTTTTATTTTgctataaaacaataattttatcaATTCTTAACTGAGTTATGGGAAGTCTTAGGTGAAACAGACATGAAGGCTAGGCTTTCTGAGTATAGCAGTGGTGAACTGTGGGGAGGACCCTCTTGTAGGACctatttctttctcaagggcAATCCCTAAATGTAccccttaaaagaaaaatttgatagAGATATATAATATCCAATTTATTCAACAGCATCTTCCTCTTGGTGCATAAGCAGCATGAAGATTTTGTTAACAGCATCCACAGAAAACAAATATACCAGTAAATATCATTTTACTTTATCTGAGAATAAGAgttccaaaacagaaacacaatacTCACAAGGGCCATACAATTACCAAATAAAGTTCAAAGATTTTTAatagtcctttttatttttagactgTATTCCACAAATGATGGCAGGCCAGTTATTATGTACAGGAATCATGGAATCATTTCCTCCCCATGGCTATGTAAGTTCTCAGTTAATGAAGTTTGATCCAGCTGTTTGTTGGGATTCCAGCTGCTGACAGTTTAAAGCTCTTAGTGGTTGTGGCTTTGGGACCACAAAAGAGAAGGGTCTACTGTACTCTGAGATTACAGAAAAGACTCAACTCCATCTCCAGAATTCTACAAAACAATCCTATTTCACAATCATGTGATCAACGATTACATCTCTAATGACTGAAGACATGCTGTTCATATGCATGCTTTCTGGCTGAATAAGCTGATTCTTCACGTACTGTTTAATTTCTAGTAACACTGAAACTAATGTATTTTCATGTATTCAGTAATTATTAAAACTTGATAAATACTATCCTGATCAttcaagcttttaaaatttggctCTTTTTTAAACTATGTAATTATGAATTAGGTAATATATGATATTCTCAGACCAACTTAATGTTATGTATTATCACATCAAGACGAACAGGTATAAAGAAATCTCCGACTAGCATTATCTTGACCCTAATACAAAATTTTTACTTACTTAACAGGTTATCAGAGATACTGAGTTCCTTCATATTCTCTTATGATTAGCTTAAGATTTTCTACTTTGGGTTCCAGCAGTACTCAGTGCTATACCCTGTACTGCAGACTTCTtaaattagaaagaaaggaatgtacactttttatattctttcagaGCACAGCTGAAAAGCAACACCACCTACCATGTTATGTACTTTCTTACATGTGTGGACTACTCCACAGCATGTATCTCAAGtccctttcattttaaaatcatacatTAACTTGTTCCATTAGAATAATTTATTAACCAGGAATTACCAGAAGGCCTTCAGGAGTTGGGAGAGGGGCTCAAAAAAGGCCTCCATTTGTATTTCAAGGACTTTTCTGAAGAGAAAACCAGGGCTTTATTAAAAGATTAAACAGGTCTATGATCCTCCACATCCTACAAATTTTAGAAATCATCCCATTGGATTCtcttattttataaacttttctAGTCCTGTTCTCCAAAGTTCTGGAATCTCTAGCAAGTTGTAATTTTATAAACAGGGCCTGACACTTTGATTCCACTTTTACAGTCTTAGCATACAATTAAATATACTACACGCTTAGCACTGAAAAGATTTTAAGTATTGTTATATATATCTGGATTATATCTTAATCCACAGTACTTCACAGAGTTCATGAttttaaacaaaagcaaattaaatcATACCTGAAGTTCTAAATCTTCTAAATACATTAGCAGTGAAACCTGTAATTGTTTCAAAAATTACTAGAAAGTACGTGATTTTCTTGAAATGAACTTGGAGTGAAAGGCAGCCAAGAGGTCCTTATAAGGAGTGTCTGAATCTAACTTGGTCAACGGGATCCTGCAAAGTTGGCGAAACCCAGGAGAACGGAGCAGCAAGTTCTGTGAAAGGCCCACGAAGCTGGAGCACAACCAGTAGAGGACAATTGACTGCAACGAGAAGAAAGGACATGAATGTTAGCATCTCTCCATTCTCCAAGGTCTAGAGACAGGCaggcaataaaaaagaaaattaacaatctCTGTAAACAGAGCACCAGGACTGAAAGAGACCTTCAGGAGCTAATAGATACCTGGGTCAGATCTAACAGATAGGTAAAAAAGTTGAAAAGACGACccccaaacaaaaagaaaccaaatgGAGAGGTACTGGTGACAGAAAGTGGATGGCAGAGAACGGCTCCCAGGCAGGGGTCCAAGAGAgatcccatttccttctttggcaATTAAGCATACTGCTTCCCCACCGAGAGTCTCGACAAACTGCTACACAGCAGGCAGGCTACTGGAGGCATGGCCATTCACGATGGCAAACTTAGCTTCCCTACACCTATACAGAGTCACCTATCTTCCAAATTTTCCCAGGAACTAGTTTCTAAGTGTAGTCAGGAATAGATTATCTTTGCCTTTTCCTGAGACAAAGCATCTCAGCCcaaccctcttttttttttttttttaccaccactGAGATTCAGTTATTTAGGTCAAAGAGCTGTCTTTCTCATGTCTTCACAGAGCTTTTACATTAAGTTGCCTAATTCTGACTTTCCTATATATGAAAGAATCCACTTTGGATATTTAAGACGTTTTTTTGGTCTCTGTTACTCACTTGGAACCCAGCTTTTCATTAGAACTTTACTGTTACTTTACTTGATCTAGGGGTTTCCTCAGTTATAATTGGTAGTCTTTTAGTCTGCAGCCTCTTGAAACATccccatatatacatacaaacatacatcTTTTCTAAACTTTTCTTTGGCATCAGAAGGTAAGCAGGCCCTAGAGGCAAGACCATGTCCTGGCTGAGTCCAGTCCTGGGATCAAACTGCCTGAGTTTGAAATCTATTTATTAGCTTTTggcaagttatttttttttcttgtttcagttttctcttctataaaatgagggaCAGACTGTACCCAGGGATGctgtgaagaataaatgagaaaattcatgTAGTGTGGTAAGCACAGTAAGTGGCTCATATTAAGCATTTATTTGTTCCAGAACAAGTTTTTAAGGGAAGTAATGAAATCTTAAAGGCAGATTATTAGTACAGTAGCTAAAGAGTAAGAGCCAAAATACCTGGATGTGTGTGAAGACTCTGCCACTGAACAGATGAGTGACCatgagttacttaacctctctgtgcctcagggtTAAATTGGAGATTATAATAGCACCTACTTCAGTGCACTGTTGGGAGAAATACATGTActaatacatgtgtgtgtgtgtgtatgtacacaaatGACTTAAAACAGGGCCTGGCACGAAGTTCATGTTGAATAAATATTAGCTAGCATCATCATCAAACTCATCTATGAAGCAAACAGTTCCCTGGGCCCAACTACTTCAGACTACAAACTGCCTACTAAGTATCACTCATCTTCGTTAGTAATAAAATCCTAATTTTCAGCAAAGTATATtgctatctggaaaaaaaaagactatactTTTCATCCTCTTTTGCAGTTCGGTATGACCACATATTTAAGATGTAAGCACAAGTGTTTGGTAGGGCATCTGGCAAGGGTCCTTAAGTGGTTGACTGTAGTTGAAGCATCTGACTGTAGCTGAAGCACCCTTTTACTATTCTTGCAAGATAACAAGCTTCAGTGGCCATCACGACTACCCTGCGGCTTTTAAGACAAGAATGACAAGTTGTGGACGATGCAGCATTGAGAGGGAACTAGGCAGTCTTTCTCATGTCTTCACAGAGCTGCCACATCAGCTCTACACTAAATGCCTAATTCTGACTTTCCTATATATGAAAAGGTCTCTGTTACTCACTTGGAACCCAACTTCTCATTAGAACTTTACTGCTATTTTACTTGATCTGTGGTTTTCCTCAGTTATAATTGGTATTATTTCTCCTTAGAAATGTAGTGAATTTGCATTATTCTGTTTTTATAGAGTATtttataacattattattatatgaGAAGTACTATAACAGGCacttattatttcattaattttcataGACATTATGGTGTCtcttttagaaatgaggaaacttATTTTACACACGATTAATGACAGTATTATGACTAAGTGACACATGAATAGTATTTAACAGACATTTCTGATGCTGAAAACATactatttcagatttttaagaCAAGTCCTATGAAGTACTTTTATACAAGGGACAGAACTTGAACTACCAGCAACAAATGACAACTACTTTATGGTCTCTGTGTTGATTCTGAGCAAAGACAGATACACTGACAGCTTTACTCAACTGAGCACTAAAGTATCCATGAAAAATATGCAAAAggctaaaaaaatgaaataactgcaaatataacattatttttctatttctatagaaGTTTAATTACATATAAATGGGGACAAGTATACCTATCTCATAAAATTTCTATGAGATCAAATAATATTACATATGAACCCATGTGGATCCTTGGTGgggaaaatttttgtttcttttttaaatgctaaattcCTTGGATCCCTCTGTGAAGACAAAAAGAATTCAATACATCAACTAATCAAACAGAGCAAATGCTACATTCATAGTACTGTTCATAGTACtctgcaatatttaaaaaaaaaaaaaaaaggaaaatggagggTTAAGACACATTCACGTAAAGGAAGATTAACCAATCCCAAGAAATATTCAGGTGTCACTTGGTGATAGAGTCAGTAGATTTGTTATTACAGAAATAAGAAACCAGTAAAGGATCAAGTAGTCAGAGGAAGCACGACAGAAGAGGCACAATGTCAGTCAGTCTAAGCTAAAAACAGAGAGGATTTACACTTAGCTCATGCTTCACACAATGCTGGTGCTTACTCACTGAAGGCACTGTTGCCGCTACTGGGATCATCAACACCGAGACTGCACGAACAAAGTGCGTAATGTACGTCTGAAAACGAGACTTTCCAAGTTTTTGCAGGGCAAAAATCTGAAAGggtaaaataaacacacacatgctgaTTATCTAAATACACATTAAATGAGACAAGCTTTAAAATGCAAAGTGATTTTTGATTGGCCTCTACCTATATTTtaacaaaagcaataaaaattaaaaaacaaaacactgatttGTTGATTAACTATCACTGGTTGATCAACTCTTTAATTCTTAAATGGAACTAAGTAACAGCAATAAAGAGATTCATCTATATTAAATAGGATCAAAGCATAATTTTTATAGGTCagtgttttttaaagattgtaaAACTGAAGTCCCTTCAAGATAGGTATTATGTATGAatcattacctttttttttttttggcacctaaatacagggcctggcacagagaaagAACTTAACAGGTATCTGAAAGGTTTGTGATCTGGTTACATGGATGACAGAAAAGAACTAAGAAGGCTAGGAAGAGGAGTTATGGTTTATGAATTACTTACAAGGCAGCTTAGCTTAATGATTATGAGCACAGATTCTGCAATTGCACACTCAAATTACGAGATTCACATGGCAGCCCTGCATTTAGTGgttatgtgactttgggcaagttacttcacctttCCGTGCCTCCCATTCTCCACCTTAAGACTGGGATAATAACAGCACCTACATCATAGGACTATtgttaagaattaaatgagttaattcatgTGAATTGCTTACAatagtgcctggtacacagtaaatGTTAAGCAAGAATAGGCTTTTATTAAATTGATGCATGCTGGGTTGTTAGATGGAATAAAGGAAAGATGAGAGGACTGACGTCAATTCACTGGGACCTTGTGTCATCACTTCCTTCTTCCTAAGAAATACTAATTACTAACCAAGGTCACAGAACTATGCTAGATGCTCTTAGGGTAAAACACTTAAGACTACACATAGCGTCTTTCCTCAGGAAACCTTCACCTAAGACCTGAGAATCTTTatatttctcatctgaaaaagtAAGTGATGTATTAGATTTCCCAAACAGCAATCAGCAGATATGAGGTCTGTGAAATCTCAACTGCATTAGATCtttcctccaaaatcactgcagatggtgactgcagccatgaaattaaaagatgcttactccttggaaggaaagttatgaccaacctagatagcatattcaaaagcagagacattactttgccaacaaaggttcgtctagtcaaggctatggtttttcctgtggtcatatatggatgtgagagttggactgtgaagaaggctgagcgccgaagaattgatgcttttgaactgtggtgttggagaagactcttgagagtcccttggactgcaaggagatccaaccagtccattctgaaggagatcagccctgggatttctttggaaggaatgatgctaaagctgaaactccagtactttggccacctcatgcgaagagctgactcgttggaaaagactctgatgctgggagggattgggggcaggaggagaaggggatgacagaggatgagatggctggatggcatcactgacttgatggacatgagtctgagtgaactccgggagttggtgatggacagggaggcctggcgtgctgcgattcatggggtcgcagagtcggacacgactgagcgactgaactgaactgaagatttcttCTAGTTAAAGGGTCTATGTTCTTTTCAAGAGTCTAAGAACAATTCTTTATGGAACTAAAGACAAGTTTCCCCTAAACTAAGTTGAGTAAAGTAGCATGAGCTAATGGTAAGATATGGCTAAGAGattgtattttatacatatgtttctccatttcattttataaagaaattctATAACTAAAAATGGCAGCCAGGTATGTTTAATTGACATattaaacatataaacaaaacatCAACATATTGTGGGAATAAGACCAGACTGACATCTTAATTGCTGCCTTTAccaaaaagcaaatcaaagaacTGTTATGTACTAGCATCGtaccattttacagttgaaggaGATTTTGGAACTGTTCCAATTCAGctctcttattttaaattatgatccccagagaggttaaggaactggCCCCAGAAAATTAATCAACAACTGATCTGCGACCAAAACCAAGGGGTCTCATGActagctaagactctgcacccACAAGCAggcagcccaggttcgatccctggtcagggaagtagaccCAATATGCCACAACTCAAAGTTCCTACacgtcacaactaagacccagtacagtcaaataaataaccaaatatatattaaaaaaacaaaaaacaaggaatCTCAACGTTAGCTCAGAGCTATCACCAGTAACTCAAATTCATTTCTATCTGATGTCAGGACAGCAACAGAATCTCAATGATTTAAATGGCAAACAAATCTTATTTAAAACCACTGACCTCCACTATTAATAAATTGATGACACCAACGGAGACAGGCAGAATCCAAGTGGAATCCAGAGCAGTGAGGTCATGAAACCACAGGACCCCACCAGCAGTTAACTGCTCCTGAACAGAAAAACCTgctgaaacatttttataaatgaaacagaagaattTCTAAAAACAGCAGAGGGAAGTGATTCCAATAAGGTGTTCCTCACACTGAAGACTTGCATTTTTTATTCAGGTTATTTTCACTCCACAACATAAGCTAGTTCTTATACTAAGAAAGAGGTAAGAAGTTTCTGGAGCAAACGGATGTGGAGACACTAAAGATGTGTAGCAGTAACCTTTACagactgaaattttaaaacttacttgtCTATAGGCTGCTTTCTTTCAAGTCAATTTAGATTACTTTATGGTTATAATGCctttaaatgaaagtaaaaacaagCCCCTTAGTTTGTAACCtttcatattaatatttacacTTATAACTGTGAAAGTTCTTCTGGCTTCTCCAattcataaatagaaaaaattcaTGGCCCTGAAACCATATTATGGAATTATAACACTAATTTTATTAAACTTCCAAGAAGTAGTACTAGTGACATCCTTCCTAAACTGATTTATATTCTCAATACAGCTAGTTTGGTTACACTTAATATTTGAAATTCTATACTTGTGTAAGGGAGATGATTAAAGTGTATTCCAGTTACAGAAAGTATggatgttttttattattatttttttgctttttctttagaaTACAAGACAGTGTTAGAGAACTTGCTTGGGGGAATTACTTTCAATAGTAACTACCTTCTGAATGTGCTGCCCCTGTGCTAAAGTTTCGGAGAGCGACAGACATGAAGATCCACATTGGAAGCTGAATCCAGACCAGCACAGTGGCTTTGAAGGGGTGGCAGTTATCCCGAACATAGAGCTCTGAAACAAGCCTCCGCATAGTCTTTAGGTAAGTGAGCCTAGTttgagggaagagggaaaaagggaaaggagaaaacatCATTTGGATACTAGCTGTGCTTCATCCCTACAGGATAAACACACCTATACTATGGTTACTGGCTAAAGGATTTATGCAGGATTTTTGACTGTCAGAAGCTAtaccaaagtgaagtgaaagttgctcagtagtgtctgactctttgcaaccccatggactacatactccatggaattttgcaggccagaatactggagtgggtagcccttcccatctccaggagatcttcccaaccaagggacagaacccaggtctcccgtattgcagatggattctttaccagctgagccaccagggaagcccaagaatattggaatgagtagCCTAGCCCttgtccagcagatcttcctgacccatgaattgaaccggcatctcctgcattgcagactgattctttatcaactgagctaaaAGGGAAGCCCCTAAGCTACACCAAGTGGTTGccgaaaaaaaaggaaaataaaaccttttactCAAAGTTTGTTCACAATGTAAGCAAATTACATAACAATTTGAGAAATCCGCCACTGTCAAACTTCAGGCTTTATTTCTGGAGGTCTTAGGCAAACTAGGCTTTAACAAAGGAAATTTCACTACTAACATGGTATGACCAAAATTTGAATCAGAAATACTAGAGGTTAAAGCACATTTTACTCAAATTTCTCCACTCCAGCCAAATTCAATCACCTGATCCCTGAACATACCTTTCAGAGCAATGTGGTTTTATACCATGTATGCTCCTGACCTGTCTAAACAGTCTCCATTCTTCAATCAACTCTTTCATAAAGATTTTCTTACTGCTTCTCT from Bos indicus x Bos taurus breed Angus x Brahman F1 hybrid chromosome 6, Bos_hybrid_MaternalHap_v2.0, whole genome shotgun sequence harbors:
- the LOC113894370 gene encoding cytochrome c oxidase assembly protein COX18, mitochondrial isoform X1, which translates into the protein MLCRLSVRWLRPRPALQVRVLDPLLARAPAGGAKSSALPVWAVASVSAVGPSGAGGWYEALATSAPVQGAEDMLLFAHTASGLPWWGSILLTTVVLRGAVTLPLAAYQHYILAKVENLQPEIKNIARHLNQEVAVRAHQLGWSKRVARLTYLKTMRRLVSELYVRDNCHPFKATVLVWIQLPMWIFMSVALRNFSTGAAHSEAGFSVQEQLTAGGVLWFHDLTALDSTWILPVSVGVINLLIVEIFALQKLGKSRFQTYITHFVRAVSVLMIPVAATVPSSIVLYWLCSSFVGLSQNLLLRSPGFRQLCRIPLTKLDSDTPYKDLLAAFHSKFISRKSRTF
- the LOC113894370 gene encoding cytochrome c oxidase assembly protein COX18, mitochondrial isoform X2, coding for MLCRLSVRWLRPRPALQVRVLDPLLARAPAGGAKSSALPVWAVASVSAVGPSGAGGWYEALATSAPVQGAEDMLLFAHTASGLPWWGSILLTTVVLRGAVTLPLAAYQHYILAKVENLQPEIKNIARHLNQEVAVRAHQLGWSKRVARLTYLKTMRRLVSELYVRDNCHPFKATVLVWIQLPMWIFMSVALRNFSTGAAHSEGFSVQEQLTAGGVLWFHDLTALDSTWILPVSVGVINLLIVEIFALQKLGKSRFQTYITHFVRAVSVLMIPVAATVPSSIVLYWLCSSFVGLSQNLLLRSPGFRQLCRIPLTKLDSDTPYKDLLAAFHSKFISRKSRTF